The region CTGCTCCGCGGTGCAAAGGATCAAATCCCGGAATCGGGGAAAGGGCGGATACAGATCGCCGAGCTTTTTGCCGCTCTCGTTTTCCGAGGTCGCGGTGATCAGTTCCACTTCGGGATGGCGGGAAAGGAGCCGCACCAGCTCTTCACCGGTGTAACCGGTGACGCCCAGGATGGCTGCTTTTTTCATTTTATCTTTTTCCAATCAGGTATGATATTCAGCATTGATTTTAACATACTCATAGGAGAGATCGCAGGAAAAGACCCGGGCGTCCGCCGATCCTGCGGCCAGGTCAACCGACAGCACGATCTCTTTTTCCGCCAGAGCGGCTTTCATGGCCGCAGGATCAAACGGAACCGGATGACCTTGGGCCAGCACCGGAATGCCGGCAAAGGAGACGGCGATTCGGTCCGGCCGCAGCTCCACACCGCTGCCGCCGACGGCGGAAAGAACCCGCCCCCAGTTGGGATCCCGGCCAAACAGCGCGGTCTTGACCAGCAGCGAGTTGGCAACCGCTTTGGCCGCCCTGCGCGCCTGTTCCGGGTCCCGAGCGTGAGTGATCTGGACCAGCAGCAGTTTGGTGGCGCCTTCGCCGTCCATGGCAATGACCCTGGCGATGGCCTGCAACACGGTGCGCAGCGCTTGGGTAAACACTTCGAAATCCGGACCAGCCGCATCGATGAGCGGATTGCCGCATTGACCGTTGGCCAGCAACAGGACACAATCATTGGTGCTC is a window of bacterium DNA encoding:
- a CDS encoding bifunctional ornithine acetyltransferase/N-acetylglutamate synthase, with translation AKGSGMINPHLATMLCCLTTDAAVSSAMLDRSLRLAVDDSLNCLTVDGEMSTNDCVLLLANGQCGNPLIDAAGPDFEVFTQALRTVLQAIARVIAMDGEGATKLLLVQITHARDPEQARRAAKAVANSLLVKTALFGRDPNWGRVLSAVGGSGVELRPDRIAVSFAGIPVLAQGHPVPFDPAAMKAALAEKEIVLSVDLAAGSADARVFSCDLSYEYVKINAEYHT